ttatatatatatatatatgaacttgaATAAAAAGCAAATAATAAACACTTATACTTTGATATTAtaacaatgatttttattttcatatgtatattTACCAGATCATTTTTGCCAAGATGGAATGGAGTATAATTTATCgatttttctattaataaaatattttaatatgttttgtagttttttagttttctctcataattatttaaaatatgtagAATGATAAACAAATTACGTTAAAAACTAAATCTAGACTtatcttgacaaaaaaaataatcaacaaaatatacaaaacaacatatttagaAGGTccttatttaaaatatttttgtatcatgAATTATTTGTAGCTTTACTTAtacttattatattttaataatatttatttttgtattattttataatatagatatgtatatgtatatttctaTTATGTAGATCTGTGATTTACTCATTTTTTATGCTTTCCTTTATCaagaaaataattgaaactATTAAATATGTGTTAAGATctcatcaattaattaattttgacaGGAAAGTGAAATTCAAATCCTTTTctgaattaatgtatattaacaaaacaagtttcttataaaattaggctaataatttaagtaatttttaatgtattcttattaatatataaacagatttttatatattatcttgtttaaaaatatttatagtaaaattataattaaaatatgtcAATATTTTATGGATACAATTGACATGTCACAATTCTGTTAATGAAGAGATTGGTGTTAAATTCTTCAAAGAGAAACTTGTGAGttactttgatttgatttgaactGTACGAACTTATGCCATATATATGTGTTGTTGTtaaaattgttgtattttacTGTAGATGATGAGAGATGGTGAAAAAGTTCAAGAGCATGAGTGAGGGCTCTACGAACAAACTATATATTGTGAGTGCTTGAAGATCCGTGCATGCATGAAGAGCTGAGCTGCTGTGAGTACATTCTTTATTTCCTTGATTTGTTCTCTTTTCCGAGTGTTGAAAACTCTACTATAGCTAGATTGACCAACCATACCATATCGTGTTTGCTTGTATGGTTTTGtgatataaataaaagttgtgtcatgtgtgtgtgtgtattgcAGTCTGAATCTAGAAAGAAATGTATTGCTTGAATTCCAATGGAACTAATTGACATAGCTAGTGAAGGTTTCTGCACTCAAACCACGTCCAAAAAGTAATCGTACGTCCCACTAGAGTAAGCAAGCATCTCCTACAAAGAAGACATTAAGTTAAAGATAACTTCGCCCATGCATATATAAAAACTTGCTTGAGATTCTCAAGCACAAAACCTCTCACGCTTACAAATAAATAAGGGTAAGAATACTGAGACTTGGTGATTATTTGGAAAACATTTGATCCCGGGGCCATACTCTCTACAGAAAACCTGCTGGCCTATAATAACACACCTAAATCAAACcaaagtctatatatataacaattcaCCTCCAAACAAAACTACACTGTTCCAGAAACCATGATCTCCGGTTGGTGATGAGCAAACAGAACAAACTAACTATGACTTTGACACACCATCTGGCGCCCACGTTCCTGTAACATCTCCAACTAAAACCGGGCTATATATTCAGCAAAGGATATAATTTCCTCTCTTAGAGCCTTAGGTGATTTTACGAAGATGCAGGAAGAACAAAGTAATAATCTGACGATCCAGTAGTCGTGTTAGAACAATGTAAGAAGTTCTTTCAATATAAAAGGTCTACTAAATGTCACGAGGTCCAAAGCTTAGTCAGTGTACAGAACAGTGATTCAGATGGTTGAAAGAACGTACTATTCGAGGAAAAATGTATGTTCACTTTGATAGAAAGTCTTAGAAGGCTTAACGTAGCAATAGACTCCTCACATATGACTTCATCTATGACTGATTTTTGagacttttagatttttaaagcTTATTAGACACGCTGTTCAGGCATATGAGCCAAGAGGCTAAGTCTTATCTATTCTGTTTGTTTAGTTACGGTGATCAGAATTCAACTGCAGAAGGCTCCTTGCCTCCTTCACAAGGATTGTACACAGATATCATTTTAAATCTACGCATAtcaaatctaatatataaacaGTGTAATAGAAGTCGGCCGAGTGATAAAAAGACTAGAAAAGAAATATTACATAGTTATCCATTTCCAAGGTCGGCTGCTAATTTTTGTGTGGATAAAGATAAGTACGACTTCGACAAATGGAGATTTATTATTCATTCctctctatattatttttaatcatttgcCTATCGCTTTTACGACCAACACCCAAATTGATCCCCGCTACTCCATTCACGTGTCATAAATCTAACGGCTGAGATATTGAGTCTACCTCGAAGGAGTAGGGTACATACAGTCACAGGCTACTACTCTTTACACTCTTGTCACTAACCaccaaatacaataatttataacaaatcacaatgaaacccattttgtttcaaaataaccCCGAATCTTTAtaacaaaatcgaaaatttggggatatttttgataaatttaaaacatatggGGATTTATTCATAAGATTTAAAGACAACAGGGCTTTTGAATTTGTCTCTCTGTTTCGAGATCTCTACGATGGTGTCCATTTCAATCTCTCTTTGTTCAGTGAAAAGATCATAAACAGCTAATTATAGAATACTTCTTCTGACGGAAAACATAAAGAGAGGATTTTTTTGATCTTATTGAGTTACCGGAGGATAAAGACGGTACCTTTTTCACTGATTTGACTTACCGGAGATAAAGATGGCGGCTGTGCCGGAGATTAAGATAATGAGAAGCGAGAGTTTGGGGCATCGGAGTGACGTGTCGAGCCCGGAAGCTAAGCTAGGGATGCGTGTGGAAGATCTCTGGGATGAGCAGAAACCACAGCTGAGCCCTAACGAGAAGCTCAACGCTTGCTTCGAGAGTATCCCTGTCTCTGCTTTCCCTCTCTCTTCTGATTCTCAAGGTATATGAGGATTTTTTTTGGATGAtgtgtgtgtttgattttgatcaTGAGCTGATCTTTTGTTTGAATTGATAAGTAGTGTTGGGTTTTGAGGATTGATCATGTTCATGTACGGGATATGGGATGTTGATGGTTGTTGACTCATTCATCTTATGGAAGATTTGGAAATTGATTGCTGATTTTAATATGCTTATTAATGAGTTCCAACCCAGCTTGTTGGATACTCGAATCAGTTCAATTTAAGGAATCAGAACTAGTTCTTgattgttacagtttctaggtCCTATTCTTCTGCTGTACCTATCAAAAGATAAAGACTTGTTGTCCTGCTAATATTTCTTTGTGGGTTCTCTCTATTTAGACATCGAGATTAAATCAGATACAAGTTTGGCTGAAGCTGTTCAGACACTATCGAAATTCAAGGTCTTGAGCGCGCCTGTTGTAGATGTTGATGCCCCTGAAGACGCCAGTTGGATTGATCGCTACATCGGTATTGTAGAGTTTCCAGGCattgttgtctggcttttgcATCAGGTAACTCTCCTTCCCTTTTAAACTTggcctttttttattttttatcattctTATGAAGAATATGTGAGAAGCGACCTATTATGTTCATgtctttgcttttcttgtttactttaaaaaaaacaacagttGGAGCCTCCATCACCAAGGAGCCCTGCCGTTGCAGCTTCAAATGGATTTTCTCATGATTTCACCACCGATGTTCTAGATAATGAAGATTCAGCCATAACTTCTGGAAACTTCTTTGAGGTCCTTACTTCTTCAGAGCTATACAAGAATACCAAGGTGAGGCTTGTATCTTTATTAAGGGTATAGAACCTTTTTCCCCCGGATTACGGCTTCTGAATTGCATTGAATATTCTCTCTTTAACAGGTTCGAGATATCTCTGGAACATTCCGATGGGCACCGTTTCTAGCTCTGCAGAAGGAGAACTCCTTTCTAACCATGCTATTGCTTCTTTCTAAATACAAAATGAAGAGCATCCCCGTGGTTGATTTAGGTGTAGCAAAGATCGAGAACATAATCACACAATCAGGAGTTATCCATATGCTGGCAGAATGTGCAGGGCTTCACTGGTTTGAGGATTGGGGAATCAAAACTCTCTCTGAAGTTGGTCTTCCCATTATGTCAAAGGATCATATCATAAAGGTACTCAGTGTGTAATCTTACTCATATCAACCTTGAGTTCTTCTTctaacaaatcatcattttctaTTTCAGATATATGAGGACGAACCAGTTCTTCAGGCGTTCAAGCTGATGAGGAGAAAAAGAATCGGAGGCATACCTGTCGTTGAAAGGAAAAGTGAGAAGCCAGTAGGTAACATAAGCCTTAGAGATGTTCACTTTCTCCTCACTGCACCAGAGATCTACCATGACTACAGGTTAGTACCTCATAAATCCTTGTAATATATATCAAGTTTTGCCGCATTGTCAATCTTTAATGCTTTCTACTGATGTTTTTAGGTCAATCACAACAAAGAACTTCTTAGTAGCTGTTAGAGAGCATCTGGAGAAACAAGGGGATACATCAGCTCCTATAATGAGCGGTGTGATCGCTTGCACTAAGAACCACACACTAAAGGAACTGATTTTGATGTTAGATGTCGAAAAGATCCATAGGATATATGTGGTGGATGATTCTGGTAACCTCGAAGGACTCATCACTCTCAGAGACATCATCGCAAGACTTGTCCATGAGCCATCTGGCTATTTTGGGGATTTCTTTGACGGCGTTATACCTCTTCCCCAAAACTACCGAGTTTGACAAAACTGTGTCTTTCTTGTGTAAATTGTCCTTGTTCTTTCCTAATGCTTCTGTCTGTTTGTGGCAAAGTTCTTGGATTTGTGTTATAAACTTTCAAAcagaaataataaaagaagaaagagccGGTCTTTGAGTGAATACGTCTGATAAAATACAGTAATCTTAAGATTCTAATATTTGGTCCTAGAATTGGGNGTTCTTCAGGCGTTCAAGCTGATGAGGAGAAAAAGAATCGGAGGCATACCTGTCGTTGAAAGGAAAAGTGAGAAGCCAGTAGGTAACATAAGCCTTAGAGATGTTCACTTTCTCCTCACTGCACCAGAGATCTACCATGACTACAGGTTAGTACCTCATAAATCCTTGTAATATATATCAAGTTTTGCCGCATTGTCAATCTTTAATGCTTTCTACTGATGTTTTTAGGTCAATCACAACAAAGAACTTCTTAGTAGCTGTTAGAGAGCATCTGGAGAAACAAGGGGATACATCAGCTCCTATAATGAGCGGTGTGATCGCTTGCACTAAGAACCACACACTAAAGGAACTGATTTTGATGTTAGATGTCGAAAAGATCCATAGGATATATGTGGTGGATGATTCTGGTAACCTCGAAGGACTCATCACTCTCAGAGACATCATCGCAAGACTTGTCCATGAGCCATCTGGCTATTTTGGGGATTTCTTTGACGGCGTTATACCTCTTCCCCAAAACTACCGAGTTTGACAAAACTGTGTCTTTCTTGTGTAAATTGTCCTTGTTCTTTCCTAATGCTTCTGTCTGTTTGTGGCAAAGTTCTTGGATTTGTGTTATAAACTTTCAAAcagaaataataaaagaagaaagagccGGTCTTTGAGTGAATACGTCTGATAAAATACAGTAATCTTAAGATTCTAATATTTGGTCCTAGAATTGGGACAATTAGGTCTCTGGTTGGAGTAAGTGTTCTTCAAACTTAATCATGATCTGATCCATCTCCGGTTGATGCTTCCTaacctgaattttttttttgtttcggaAAGATTTAGATACCAAAACCAGATATCCCATTACAATCATTGTATAGAAAAGTCATGAGATGATAATTCAAGAGGCTTTAGTTACTTTGATGTTGGCCAGGGATAAGAGCTTGTGAGAGGCTACATAAATAACATCTGAGTCATTTGGTGTCTTTTCCACAAAATAGATGACCTCGCTAACACCAGACTGCAAGAAAGAAAGCTACGATGAAAAGTCCATTTGACAGTGATGATGATCTACTTGCATTCAATCCAAATCGTATGAAGAACATACCTGTATAATAACTTTTGCACATTCATTGCAAGGGAACATGGTCACATAAAGCTTCTGCAAGACATTAGAGGAagcaaaaacaaacttaaaataaaCCATCGCACACAAATATGTCGGAACAGAAACCTCAGCAGAATATTCGATATAAGAAACGAACCTGGCCAGCTGCAGATGCATGGTTTGTGTTTAGTATGGCATTAACTTCAGCATGACAAACATACCTACAAATTCAGAATCATAAACATCATAGCTTAGCAATGAGCCAAAACGGATGAGTCCTGTAACATCTCACCGTATTTTTCAGATTCCTAAATGAATGTGTGCACAATACTCAGCAAAACAAGAAGTTAAAGGTTTAGCTGTATTTTGCATCATCATTGAGATTAGTACTTACGGATACTTCGTCTCCAATGGGTTCCCAGTTTTCGATTTCTGCGAAATTGGCATATTACCCACACTTGTAGTTTTACTGACTACTTTTGAACATAATCAACTTCAGTAAATTTTTCCACGATGAATGTTAATACCTTGGCCCAAGGAAGTCTGTCATCAGAGCAGCCTCTTGGAAAACCATTATAGCCAATCCCTAGATTAAAAATGAAAGCTTTTTTTCAATTCATTGTTGTAACAACACAAAACCACAATGTTCAAAAGAGATCAAAAGGACAAGTTTAATCCCTTATCTTACCAAGAATTATACCATCTTGGCTCACCAAACACGCACCAACCTGCCTGTTAGGATCCTTTGATCGTTCTGCTGATAGGAATGCAATCGCCATGAAATAATCATCCCATGATaagtac
The sequence above is drawn from the Camelina sativa cultivar DH55 chromosome 4, Cs, whole genome shotgun sequence genome and encodes:
- the LOC104780668 gene encoding SNF1-related protein kinase regulatory subunit gamma-1 isoform X2, which translates into the protein MAAVPEIKIMRSESLGHRSDVSSPEAKLGMRVEDLWDEQKPQLSPNEKLNACFESIPVSAFPLSSDSQDIEIKSDTSLAEAVQTLSKFKVLSAPVVDVDAPEDASWIDRYIGIVEFPGIVVWLLHQLEPPSPRSPAVAASNGFSHDFTTDVLDNEDSAITSGNFFEVLTSSELYKNTKVRDISGTFRWAPFLALQKENSFLTMLLLLSKYKMKSIPVVDLGVAKIENIITQSGVIHMLAECAGLHWFEDWGIKTLSEVGLPIMSKDHIIKIYEDEPVLQAFKLMRRKRIGGIPVVERKSEKPVGNISLRDVHFLLTAPEIYHDYRSITTKNFLVAVREHLEKQGDTSAPIMSGVIACTKNHTLKELILMLDVEKIHRIYVVDDSGNLEGLITLRDIIARLVHEPSGYFGDFFDGVIPLPQNYRV
- the LOC104780668 gene encoding SNF1-related protein kinase regulatory subunit gamma-1 isoform X1, whose amino-acid sequence is MAAVPEIKIMRSESLGHRSDVSSPEAKLGMRVEDLWDEQKPQLSPNEKLNACFESIPVSAFPLSSDSQDIEIKSDTSLAEAVQTLSKFKVLSAPVVDVDAPEDASWIDRYIGIVEFPGIVVWLLHQLEPPSPRSPAVAASNGFSHDFTTDVLDNEDSAITSGNFFEVLTSSELYKNTKVRDISGTFRWAPFLALQKENSFLTMLLLLSKYKMKSIPVVDLGVAKIENIITQSGVIHMLAECAGLHWFEDWGIKTLSEVGLPIMSKDHIIKIYEDEPVLQAFKLMRRKRIGGIPVVERKSEKPVGNISLRDVHFLLTAPEIYHDYRSITTKNFLVAVREHLEKQGDTSAPIMSGVIACTKNHTLKELILMLDVEKIHRIYVVDDSGNLEGLITLRDIIARLVHEPSGYFGDFFDGVIPLPQNYRV
- the LOC104780669 gene encoding deoxycytidylate deaminase-like, producing MNSRDLALVSTSAVLGALISALAFRAFSPNPKNPKSRRVSSCSTEITAISRRFLSQDPFSPLKRKGYLSWDDYFMAIAFLSAERSKDPNRQVGACLVSQDGIILGIGYNGFPRGCSDDRLPWAKKSKTGNPLETKYPYVCHAEVNAILNTNHASAAGQKLYVTMFPCNECAKVIIQSGVSEVIYFVEKTPNDSDVIYVASHKLLSLANIKVRKHQPEMDQIMIKFEEHLLQPET